A portion of the Bombina bombina isolate aBomBom1 chromosome 11, aBomBom1.pri, whole genome shotgun sequence genome contains these proteins:
- the LOC128641611 gene encoding serine/threonine-protein kinase SBK1-like → MEMSHILSPHYHVIKELGHGTFGKVLLAKELDTGKSVALKLLRKDRTIPKMFFQELSISLDLSDYPGIITTHNSYIETSEHYIFTQELAIAGTLQSIIEAEVGIPEEMVKRCTLQLTGALEYMHSRSLVHRDLKPDNVLLMDKECYQIKLSDFGLTQHAGTLISSMSHIIPYMSPELCALTPNEYLLLDTSIDIWAMGVLLYVILTGCFPWKEAAEHDPNYQMFTSWQDNRHESSVSASWGKFTIEAQDMFCKLLHQDPSSRSPVGVIFDYMHFPWNNIDVCMEIIVVMEEQENRGIEVTEEKQVVVVEGMSDIEFVFLDVTEEIPVSTHPIFMFLTETSMSLGAEVEIM, encoded by the exons ATGGAGATGTCCCATATTCTGTCTCCACATTACCATGTGATCAAGGAGCTGGGTCATGGAACTTTCGGCAAAGTCCTACTAGCAAAAGAACTAGACACAG GTAAATCTGTTGCACTTAAACTTCTGAGGAAGGACAGAACTATTCCCAAAATGTTCTTCCAGGAACTGAGCATCTCCCTAGATCTGTCAGATTACCCGGGTATCATCACCACCCATAACTCCTACATAGAAACATCTGAGCACTACATCTTTACCCAGGAACTGGCAATAGCTGGCACTTTACAATCCATCATTGAGGCTGAG GTTGGGATTCCAGAAGAGATGGTAAAGCGTTGTACCCTACAACTTACTGGGGCCCTAGAATACATGCACAGTCGGAGTCTGGTGCATAGAGACCTGAAGCCTGACAATGTGCTGCTGATGGACAAGGAATGTTACCAAATTAAACTAAGTGACTTTGGTCTCACCCAACATGCTGGCACTCTTATATCGTCTATGTCTCATATAATCCCGTACATGTCTCCAGAGCTGTGTGCCCTCACGCCCAATGAGTACCTTCTCCTGGATACTTCTATTGACATTTGGGCAATGGGAGTGCTCCTTTATGTCATTCTCACGGGGTGTTTTCCCTGGAAAGAAGCTGCAGAACATGATCCAAACTATCAGATGTTTACCAGTTGGCAAGACAACCGACACGAGAGCTCTGTATCTGCTTCATGGGGGAAATTCACCATAGAGGCTCAGGATATGTTTTGCAAGTTGCTTCATCAGGATCCATCATCTAGAAGCCCAGTGGGGGTTATCTTTGACTATATGCACTTTCCTTGGAATAATATTGACGTGTGCATGGAGATAATTGTGGTGATGGAGGAGCAGGAGAATAGAGGCATTGAAGTCACTGAAGAGAAGCAGG TGGTTGTTGTTGAAGGAATGAGTGATATTGAATTTGTGTTTTTAGATGTCACAGAAGAGATTCCAGTTTCCACTCACCCAATATTTATGTTTCTTACAGAAACCTCCATGAGTCTGGGGGCAGAGGTTGAGATCATGTAA